Below is a genomic region from Helianthus annuus cultivar XRQ/B chromosome 2, HanXRQr2.0-SUNRISE, whole genome shotgun sequence.
TTGTATTATGGGAAGGGGTATAATATCATTGTGTGTAATGAGTAAAAAAACCATCTTCTTCAAATAAGCTtattcaaataagctaaaaaaccatgTTCCCATAAGCTTTTTggaattagcttatataagctaataagcataagcttaaaaagctaaaccaaacattCATTAGtgcttattttataaaaataagctaaaaaagctataagcttagataaaaaagctaggccaaacacccccctAATTTAATGGCTTTTTTATAATGGCTTTGTATCACCCAGATCCCCGAACACATCAACACATGGTTAAACCAAAAAGTGTACTAGTCATCATAAACATGTTTCTAACATTAAAAAGATACATGCGCAACCAAAACCAACCGACTAACATATTACATGGCCCATTAAGGCTCAAAAATGTACCATTAAACAAAGACATATATCTAACGCCggaatttttttttataacctAATGTGACTTTTTGGTAAACTAAAGGAACCCACTCACACTAATGTGACTTTTTGGTAAGCTAAAGGAACCCACTCACACTTTACAAACCCCAAAAGTAGACTAGTCATCAATCAAGTTTTTAACACCAAAATGACTTTTTATGGCACATGTAAGCTAAATTAATCAACTAACACATGGCCAAGCCCACTAAGACAAAAAGAAAATTGTTACTGTTAAGGAGTCATCACTAATCCATTGGCAATTACCAGTAGAAAGTCTTTAGTAATTCATCGGAAACATTAGATGAAAAAAAACACTACCACGAGCCGTTCGTTTTCATCTTACCGTTTCTCTCCTCCATCACTGTACACCACCAGCCAGAGAAAAAGTTGGCGAGGGTGGATGTTTTggtaatttttatattttctttaattttttgttttttgttttttttttataaaagaggGGTAAAATTGTCATTTTCGAAAAAATTGTGTCCAATAGTAAGGAACATTTATACCACGAACACGAATGAAAAACGTGTTGATTTGTGGATGATATCTGTAATTTATGATAGCTAGGGGCGATTACATAATTTCAACGAACTTACTTTATTAGGGGTAGGAGCGCCCATCACTCACCACTCGCTCATCattcacaacatccaatcaatttCCGCCATGTCATCGAGTATTATTCCAtaactagtgatggattttagtggaaatgcccagCACTCACCACACACTATCAAAtcattaaaaaacaaaacaaaactgaaTTCAAATCAAGTTCTTCACGCGTGATAAACTTGACGCGTTGTGAAATCGACGTGTTATAAACAAGGGCGGTGGCGGTGTATTTTTCCCGATCACGCGTGCTCGGCATCCATCACGGACCGCCCCGGGTCCCCTTATAAAGTGATGTATTATTTTATCAACGGTGAAACTAATCCAAACTAAATTATTTGGTTGGATATTGTCACGTATACAATTCATCACATCACTGATACAGTATGAATTAGGCTTGATTCTTAATGATgtgtaaaattatatttaaaaatacaTTTTTCTTTGGCATAAAATGCACCAAAACAAAGAAAGAAAGGCAAATTCGTGTAAACATAAAATGTAATCAACATCAATCTAAAATCAAAATACTAAACTTGTTCATTAGGGCAATCTCTTGCAAAATGTCCTTCCTCCCCACATCGGTAACATGTTCCACTTCGGCCACCGCGACCGCGACCGCGACCACGACCACCACGGCCACGACCACGACCATTGTCATAGCCTTGATCACCACCACCATAATCATTACCGTGGTAACAATTCCTTGccaaatgaccaaaacgcccacAGTTGTAACACTGTGGGCCACCGActtcaccatcaccatcaccaccaccacggCCACCCGGTCCAAACCTCCCACCTCTCATGCCATCTCCTTGACCACCCCTTCTCCCACGACCCCTACCCGGTTGATATCCTCTAGTCCTACCAAGCCCAACCACATCCACCGCCTTCTTCCGCCCATCATCACCAGAATCCACAGAAAACTCCACCCTTTGTCCATCTCTAAGGAACCTAAAACCCTCTACCTTGATCTCCGACTGGTGAACAAAGAGATCATTGCCGCTATCATCTTCAGGATCAATGAACCCGAAACCCTTTTGTCCATTGAACCACTTAACAGTGCCTTCGTATCTCTTGTTTTCTGCCATGCTGTACACCGGTTATTGGGGAGTGCATGGTGTGTATAAAACTTAGACCATATTATCTGTTTGGGATATTATTTTCGAATTTTGATTGGTTGGTTTTGTTGCTTGGCCGCGGTCGATCAGGGCCAATGAAGTCTGGGTCACAACGAATGGACGACAAGTATTAATAGGATTGGGTTGCCTTGAATGTGGCAAAATGTGCTAGCCTTTATGTATTATGAGTCAAGTTGGGTACAACTGAACGACAAATTTATATTCTCGACATCTCCAATCAATATTTGTGTAAAAGATCCTTTTCTTTATTTTAAGACTTTACTACTCACAAAACTCATTCTCTCTCCACAAATGAATGCACTTAGACGGAGGGGGTGGTGATCACTCAACACTCACAACATTTAATCAAGTTTCGttatgtcatcaaccattattccatcactcacaactttttttaggGGAAAtagtcatcactcacaacacccaacaataaactcTCACAACCCAACAAATCAAACAACACCTACCATTCTTCACAGCGTGGTAATTCTCACGCGTTACAAAATCGACGAGTGATAgtcggtggtggcggtggtgttttCACGCGTGATACTTTTCATCACAAAACCTTTTTCTACTGCCCCGCCTGCCCTTATACAACAACTTTTTTACaatctctctactttctctctcatACAACTCATCATCTATGTCATAAATGTACCTCAAATTGCATTGGGTTTGATCTAAGTTGTAACTTTTTACACATTCCACAACACAAATGTAACATGAAATTAGTTGGTTTTGTTTGGGTACTCGGTATCATCTCAGGGAGAGGCTTCGGGGAGTGTGTTTGCCGAGCGGTGAATGGATGCCGGTGGTGGATCGGTGAGCGGGGAGAGGTTTCTTCGGTGTATACTCACCGATGCGGGAAGAGGAGGGAAGGAAGAGAGAGGCGGGTTTAATGGTGGGTCCCAATccctttcaaccaatcacaattttttttaaattctttacCACTCTCCATGTGTTTGAACCATTGCCAGTGATTAAGTGCAAAATAGAGAGTGAAATGAGGACTTAACATGACATTATATTATTAGCTAGAGAATAAGTCAAACACTCTAATTGATTGAACGATACCCTCCACCCTTATACTGTAAACAACTTGCTCAAAACCTGTGAACACGTTTGGGTCAATATATCTAAAGATGTACGGaccatttattttataattttcttaacAAATGCATTTTATGTTATAACTTAAATCAATTGGGCattttatgttaaaaaaatagagttaaatgccattttagtccttgtggtttgagtcattttgtcagtttagtccaaatgtttcattttttacctgtgggtccaaaaaggtttcaccgttgccattttagtccactgagttaactttatccattttttctgttaataaGAAAGCCAATTCGGTCAGTTTATacgtaattctgttaactagaaggacaattaggccatataaaatgaccgaattgatcttctcgttaacagaaaaaatgaatgaagttaacccagtggactaaaatggc
It encodes:
- the LOC110872367 gene encoding cold shock protein 2; the encoded protein is MAENKRYEGTVKWFNGQKGFGFIDPEDDSGNDLFVHQSEIKVEGFRFLRDGQRVEFSVDSGDDGRKKAVDVVGLGRTRGYQPGRGRGRRGGQGDGMRGGRFGPGGRGGGDGDGEVGGPQCYNCGRFGHLARNCYHGNDYGGGDQGYDNGRGRGRGGRGRGRGRGGRSGTCYRCGEEGHFARDCPNEQV